Proteins encoded together in one Anticarsia gemmatalis isolate Benzon Research Colony breed Stoneville strain chromosome 1, ilAntGemm2 primary, whole genome shotgun sequence window:
- the sau gene encoding Golgi phosphoprotein 3 homolog sauron yields the protein MNRTEGLVQRRNVLKENADGGLKENHDVDDKKNDKNYDDGDSKETRLTLMEEVLLLGLKDKEGYTSFWNDCISSGLRGCILIELGLRGRVELERAGMRRKGLLSRKVIVKSDTPTGDVLLDEALKHMKETDPPETVQSWIEYLSGETWNPMKLKYQLKNVRERLAKNLVEKGVLTTEKQNFLLFDMTTHPLTDNVVKCRLVKKVQEAALRRSITDVAHADKRSLALLMLAHSADVLENAFAPLSDEDYELATRRVRSLLDLDFEAEAMRPDACEIMWAVFAAFTK from the exons atgaaCCGAACTGAGGGGTTGGTGCAACGAAGAAACGTATTAAAGGAAAATGCAGACGGAGGACTAAAGGAAAACCACGACGTCGATGATaagaaaaatgataaaaattatgatGACGGGGATTCAAAGGAAACAAGGTTGACACTAATGGAAGAAGTTTTACTTTTAGGATTAAAGGACAAAGAG GGTTACACATCATTTTGGAATGACTGCATATCCAGCGGCTTGAGAGGATGTATTTTAATCGAACTGGGTCTGAGAGGCCGAGTAGAATTAGAAAGAGCTGGCATGCGTAGAAAGGGATTGTTATCTAGAAAAGTAATAGTTAAATCAG ATACACCCACGGGTGATGTTTTGCTAGATGAGGCCTTGAAACACATGAAAGAAACGGACCCACCGGAGACTGTGCAAAGTTGGATAGAATATCTCAGTG GTGAAACATGGAATCCTATGAAACTAAAATACCAACTAAAAAATGTCCGTGAACGGCTGGCCAAAAATCTTGTGGAAAAAGGAGTATTGACTACAGAAAAGCAAAACTTCTTGCTATTTGACATGACTACCCATCCTCTGACTGACAATGTTGTAAAATGCCGATTAGTTAAGAAG GTGCAGGAGGCGGCTCTGCGGCGCTCCATCACGGACGTGGCGCACGCCGACAAGCGGTCACTGGCGCTGCTGATGCTGGCGCACTCGGCCGACGTGCTGGAGAACGCCTTCGCGCCGCTGTCGGACGAGGACTACGAGCTGGCCACGCGCCGCGTGCGCTCGCTGCTAGACCTAGACTTCGAGGCCGAGGCGATGCGGCCGGACGCCTGCGAGATCATGTGGGCGGTGTTCGCGGCGTTCACTAAATAG